Proteins co-encoded in one Lacerta agilis isolate rLacAgi1 chromosome 6, rLacAgi1.pri, whole genome shotgun sequence genomic window:
- the MED20 gene encoding mediator of RNA polymerase II transcription subunit 20 isoform X1: MLLHYLLGAPGGWFYMGPFSARLHHFLLAFFCESVEGEAASSSLFQPGGSCADAPKSILCTRLKGQEGSALEPRSTFPPSFFLLQGLPQSLVETDGSMGVTCVSQMPVAEGKSVQQTVEILTRKLELLGAEKQGTFCVDCETYHTAPSTMGNQGQAAKLMYVMHNSEYPLSCFALFENGPCLIADANFDVLMVKLKGFFQNAKGNKIESRGTRYQYCDFLVKIGTVTMGPSARGISVEVEYCPCVVANDCWNLLMEFMQSFMGSHAPGIPSVFGNKHDSIYSSADTMVQYMELFNKIRKQQQVSVAGIR, translated from the exons ATGCTTCTGCATTACCTGCTTGGAGCACCAGGTGGCTGGTTCTATATGGGGCCTTTCTCAGCTCGGTTGCATCACTTCCTTTTGGCTTTCTTCTGTGAGAGCGTGGAAGGCGAGGCTGCTTCCTCGTCCCTGTTCCAGCCAGGAGGCTCCTGTGCAGACGCCCCGAAGAGCATTCTTTGCACGCGTTTAAAAGGGCAGGAGGGAAGCGCCTTAGAGCCGCGATcgacctttcccccctctttttttcttttgcaaggacTACCCCAGTCTCTCGTGGAGACCGACGGAAGCATGGGAGTCACCTG TGTTTCCCAGATGCCAGTGGCAGAGGGGAAGAGTGTCCAGCAAACAGTTGAAATTTTAACAAGAAAGcttgagctgcttggagcagAGAAGCAGGGAACCTTTTGTGTAGACTGTGAAACGTACCACACTGCACCCTCCACAATGGGCAATCAAG GGCAGGCTGCCAAGCTGATGTACGTGATGCACAATTCCGAATATCCCCTCAGCTGCTTCGCTCTCTTTGAAAATGGTCCTTGCCTCATAGCAGATGCAAACTTTGACGTTCTTATGGTGAAGCTGAAAGGCTTCTTTCAGAATGCTAAAGGGAACAAGATAGAGAGCCGGGGAACCCGGTACCAGTACTGCGATTTCTTGGTGAAGATTGGCACTGTTACCATGGGGCCCAGTGCCCGTGGTATATCTGTGGAG GTGGAATACTGTCCGTGTGTGGTAGCCAACGACTGCTGGAACCTGTTAATGGAGTTCATGCAAAGCTTCATGGGAAGTCACGCTCCCGGAATCCCTTCTGTGTTTGGCAATAAGCATGACAGCATCTACAGCTCAGCTGACACAATGGTCCAGTACATGGAACTCTTCAACAAGATTCGCAAGCAGCAGCAGGTGTCTGTCGCAGGAATCAGATGA
- the MED20 gene encoding mediator of RNA polymerase II transcription subunit 20 isoform X2 codes for MYVMHNSEYPLSCFALFENGPCLIADANFDVLMVKLKGFFQNAKGNKIESRGTRYQYCDFLVKIGTVTMGPSARGISVEVEYCPCVVANDCWNLLMEFMQSFMGSHAPGIPSVFGNKHDSIYSSADTMVQYMELFNKIRKQQQVSVAGIR; via the exons ATGTACGTGATGCACAATTCCGAATATCCCCTCAGCTGCTTCGCTCTCTTTGAAAATGGTCCTTGCCTCATAGCAGATGCAAACTTTGACGTTCTTATGGTGAAGCTGAAAGGCTTCTTTCAGAATGCTAAAGGGAACAAGATAGAGAGCCGGGGAACCCGGTACCAGTACTGCGATTTCTTGGTGAAGATTGGCACTGTTACCATGGGGCCCAGTGCCCGTGGTATATCTGTGGAG GTGGAATACTGTCCGTGTGTGGTAGCCAACGACTGCTGGAACCTGTTAATGGAGTTCATGCAAAGCTTCATGGGAAGTCACGCTCCCGGAATCCCTTCTGTGTTTGGCAATAAGCATGACAGCATCTACAGCTCAGCTGACACAATGGTCCAGTACATGGAACTCTTCAACAAGATTCGCAAGCAGCAGCAGGTGTCTGTCGCAGGAATCAGATGA